In Raphanus sativus cultivar WK10039 chromosome 5, ASM80110v3, whole genome shotgun sequence, the following proteins share a genomic window:
- the LOC108859213 gene encoding uncharacterized protein LOC108859213: MEKNVPLSKKLLNIVRFVMYMLHKGISKQKLLADFNATLKRGKNLIFHNRRRVPATASTVASQPRKDYEFSCNDTPNYSFPFNMAAFKKKSHHIGGLFACGQAPPTLDDDTSASLAVLELLNGAGVQEGGSKTQALSVEALTASLSPYNLPGFGRSSQSVRPLRVTDSPFPLAEDGDVANGHVDKAAEEFIVKFYKNLNQQKKIEFSPK, from the coding sequence ATGGAGAAGAACGTACCATTAAGCAAGAAGCTACTTAACATCGTACGTTTTGTcatgtacatgttacacaaagGCATCTCAAAGCAAAAGCTCCTCGCCGACTTTAACGCCACTCTCAAACGCGGCAAGAATCTCATCTTCCACAACCGCCGCCGAGTCCCAGCCACGGCCTCCACCGTGGCTTCCCAGCCGAGGAAAGACTACGAATTTAGCTGCAACGACACTCCAAACTACTCATTCCCCTTTAACATGGCCGCTTTCAAGAAGAAGAGTCACCACATTGGTGGTCTCTTCGCGTGTGGTCAAGCGCCACCGACCCTCGACGACGATACCTCCGCCTCCTTAGCCGTGCTGGAGCTGCTCAACGGCGCAGGAGTTCAAGAAGGCGGCAGTAAGACGCAGGCTTTGTCGGTCGAGGCTTTGACGGCGTCGTTGTCTCCTTATAACTTGCCCGGGTTTGGACGGAGTTCTCAGTCAGTGAGACCTTTACGTGTGACTGACTCACCGTTCCCGTTAGCGGAAGATGGTGACGTGGCCAACGGACATGTGGACAAAGCAGCCGAGGAGTTTATAGTGAAGTTTTACAAGAACTTGAATCAGCAAAAGAAGATTGAGTTCTCACCTAAATAA